A single window of Ovis aries strain OAR_USU_Benz2616 breed Rambouillet chromosome 24, ARS-UI_Ramb_v3.0, whole genome shotgun sequence DNA harbors:
- the MPG gene encoding DNA-3-methyladenine glycosylase produces the protein MGQKKQRASDAKRHQSPSDGTQTPSPKELHLGPPTTLGPTRSIYFSSPEGRPARLGSAFFDQPAVSLARAFLGQILVRRLDDGTELRGRIVETEAYLGPEDEAAHSRGGRQTPRNRGMFMKPGTLYVYLIYGMYFCMNVSSQGDGACVLLRALEPLGGLEAMRQLRHALRKGAAGRALKDRELCNGPSKLCQALAIDRSFDQRDLARDESVWLEQGPPAPSEPAVVAAARVGIGQAGEWAQKPLRFYVQGSPWVSVVDRAAERDTQAGARACSHKDF, from the exons ATGGGGCAAAAAAAGCAGCGAGCATCGGATGCCAAGCGGCATCAGAGCCCATCAGACGGGACCCAGACGCCTTCCCCCAAGGAGCTGCACCTGGGGCCGCCCACGACCCTGGGCCCCACGCGCAGCATCTATTTCTCAAGCCCAGAGGGCCGTCCTGCTCGCCTGGGATCAGCGTTTTTCGACCAGCCCGCAGTGTCCCTGGCCCGGGCATTTCTCGGACAG ATCTTGGTCCGACGACTGGATGACGGCACAGAGCTCCGCGGCCGCATCGTGGAGACTGAGGCATACTTGGGGCCAGAGGACGAAGCTGCCCATTCAAGGGGCGGCCGGCAGACCCCCCGCAACCGTGGCATGTTCATGAAGCCTGGGACCCTCTACGTGTATCTCATCTACGGCATGTACTTCTGCATGAACGTTTCCAGCCAAG GGGACGGGGCCTGTGTCCTGCTCCGAGCGCTGGAGCCCCTGGGGGGCCTGGAGGCCATGCGACAGCTTCGCCACGCCCTCCGCAAAGGCGCTGCGGGACGAGCCCTCAAAGACCGTGAGCTCTGCAACGGCCCCTCCAagctgtgccaggccctggccaTCGACAGGAGCTTCGACCAGCGCGACCTGGCCAGGGACGAGTCGGTGTGGCTGGAGCAGGGCCCCCCCGCGCCCAGTGAGCCAGCCGTGGTGGCAGCAGCCCGTGTGGGCATAGGCCAGGCTGGTGAGTGGGCCCAGAAGCCCCTGCGCTTCTACGTGCAGGGCAGCCCCTGGGTCAGCGTGGTGGACAGGGCGGCAGAGCGGGACACACAGGCTGGAGCCAGGGCCTGCTCCCACAAGGACTTTTAA